In the Triticum aestivum cultivar Chinese Spring chromosome 2B, IWGSC CS RefSeq v2.1, whole genome shotgun sequence genome, GAGCGCCGGCCTCCTTGAGCAGCGGCACGAGGGAGCCGTTGATGTGCGCGGCCATCACGCGGTCCATGGCGCCGACCAGCTTGCCGCCGATGAATACGACGGGAACGACCGGTGCGGCTCCACCGGGGCCGGCGCAGCCGAGGAGGTCGGCGAGGGCGCGCTCCAGTTCGAGGCCGCGCGGATCGAGGTCTAGCTCGTGCACGGTGGGGTGCACGCCCATGCCGCAGAAGAGGCGCTTCACGGCGTGGCACATGCAGCAGCTGCTCACGGTGAACACCACCACGGCGCTCTCCGACGCCAGGCGTTCCACCCgctccgccgccgtctccgccgccaaGGTGACCGGCATCGCCGGCATGTACCACGCCTGCTCGGCCGCCGCGCCGTACTGCATTGTTCGATACCGCTGCGAAATTAACTAGCTAATTAGGTGGCTAAACAACTGCTTATTAAGTAGCTAAGCGCGGGAGGTGGTTTGAGAGAGCTAGCGTGAGCTGTTTTAGGGCTGGCGAGCTACAAGTGAGAAGAGGCGCATGTATATATAGAGCGGGGGCAGCGGCGTTTCGTTTTTTTCTTTTGGGGTCCAAGCGTGGTGCGTCTTCACGGAAAGGAGAAGGAATGCATGCCTTTTTCTTTTCCAGGATGTACATGCAGGTTTTTGATACTAGACCATCTCACGAGACGCATGCAACTTTTTAGACCCTGA is a window encoding:
- the LOC123041344 gene encoding glutaredoxin-C3, whose translation is MQYGAAAEQAWYMPAMPVTLAAETAAERVERLASESAVVVFTVSSCCMCHAVKRLFCGMGVHPTVHELDLDPRGLELERALADLLGCAGPGGAAPVVPVVFIGGKLVGAMDRVMAAHINGSLVPLLKEAGALWL